The Plasmodium yoelii strain 17X genome assembly, chromosome: 14 DNA segment TATGTGtgaaatcaaaaataataaacttcaggcatgcatacatatatatacatatatatgtaatctCTTTTTATACCATTCCGCGGAATAATAAATTTGCTTAACACAAAATGAAAGAACAAGCAGAGATTCCAGATATCAATTTAATAAAAGATACCATTTTTGATTTGCCGAATAgtgttattttaaaaataataaataatagtatagatctaaaaaattataaaataagaaaaGAAGCCCTTAACACTTTAAGCAAAtgtttatctttatttattttgtatataactGATGGAGCATTAGAACATTGTGAAAGTGAAAAAAGATTTACAATTTTTGTTCGAGACATTTTAAATTCCTTAAATGATTCATTATTTCTAGATATATATGATCAACTAAAAACACAGGTAGCTATacaagaagaaaataataaaaaagctACTTCCAATAACAATAGTGGTGCAAATTCCACAAATAAAGATGCAGAAGGGGgacaaaataatgaaaaccCAAAAGAAAACGATGATTTTGATATATTACTTCAAGCTTTAGAATAATCCCTAAATGAGTTATGCCCACAATGCTAATTTGTGTAATAGGCATGGATTTGATAAACAATAGTTCAAAAATactatctattattatttaatttgccaattatataaataatcttACCCTTTGTTATGGGGATTATACATTTGAATGACATAATTTCATATGTGCATAAACATGATTATGCATAACAATGAACTCATagtacatttttttcaaatattatttttaaaagacTATTAAAttgatttttattaaaaagttatcatatgtacatgtatatttttttgaattttatgCATTATGcgtaaatataaaaatgggaaaataaattaaagcaattttatatgtattctTAAAATAACAAGCGTAAAGTCgctgtataaaatatataactcCTCTTTTGAAGGGTATTTATTCATATGCAAATGTAAAGATATATATGTaaccatatatatacatatttacgGAACGTAGATATTTATATCTACAGCTTcgtttaaaattataaaaacatttaaagAAATGCACcaacattttattaaaatcgTTAAGagcaaaattaatatagtaCGTGTTTgctaattataaaaaatatactaataGTATGGTCACCGTTTGCAAAACTTAGCATTTTCTGCATATTTTTGTATACGTAAAGGGGATTAGCAGCCAACTTAtgataatgtatatatatgagtACAACTTGGTTATTAATATCTCTATACAAATAgctataattttatattgtcAAATAGGGATATTATTTGAGTTTCTAATATATGGTGCTCATATTAAACTAGACTAATATATTCGTCGTAACTTTTGATAGTGTAAAAAGGtcttctttctttttttctgcAGAATTTTCTGTACAATGAATCAATAAATAAGGAGGTCAATTTCATGTTTGTTAATATAGGTACTTGGAAATCAGAGGCAAGTCTTCTAATTTTATATCCATGCGAAGTAACTTTTGTTGTTAATGCATCAGTTATATTTATAACCATTTCAACTTTATGATTCATAATTAAATCCGTTATATttggtaatatattttcGGAATCCTTATTGTGAACTTTTATAAGTTTTTGATGGAATTTTGAATCTTTATCAATATTAAATGATGCTAAAAATTTGGAATAAAATTCATATGTTCCTTCAGTAGCATAAATTGTGAATCCcatcaaaaataataattgaaaTGGTTCTTCAAATGCTAACttgttatttaaatttttaatgcTTATTAAGATTGATTTCTTGGGTAATTTCATACCTGTAGCAACTAAAGATTTAAGTAAAgcttcatatttatttaaaccAAAACAAGCTACTTCTCCTGTTGATTTCATTTCAACACCTAATATACAATCTGATCCATGTAATCtgttaaatgaaaaaattggTGATTTAATAGCTGTATACTCCAAATCGATcaatgatatatttattggCTTAACATCATAACCCATTAAAATTCTTGTGGCTAAATCTATAAAATTCAAATTTAATGCTTTCGAAATAAATGGGAATGTTCTTGATGCTCTTAAATTACAttcaataatttttatttcattctGATGGCAAATAAATTGAATATTAAATGGTCCAGAGAtgtttaaatattttgatattttttcagatattttttttatttttctgtGTGTttctacatatatattttgggCAGGTAAAATTAAAGTTGCATCTCCTGAGTGAACTCCTGCATTTTCTACATGTTCTGATATAGCATAATTAATcattttaccatttttactTACACAATCAATTTCAATTTCTTTAGCATTTTCAATAAACTTGGAGATAACAACTGGATTATCTTTACTTACGATTGCGGCTTTCATTAAAAagttttttaattcttcaaAACTGTTTACTACTCTCATAGCTGCACCGGATAAGACATAAGATGGTCTGACAAGGACAGGGAATTTAACTTCGTTGGCAAATTGCATAGCTTTTGATAACTTTGTGAATTTATTCCATTTAGGTTGATCTATTTTTAAGGAATCACATAAATGAGAAAATTTATTTCGATTTTCACAACAATCTACACTTTTTGCACTAGATcctaatatatttacattatttttatataaactGAAAACCAAATTATTCGATGTTTGACCACCAAAAGCTATAATAACACCTTGacttttttcaaaattatgtataaattttataacttCTGTTGTTATTTCGTCAAAGTATAATCTATCACTTTCATCGTAATCTGTACTAACTGTTTCGGGGTTacaattaattaatattgctTTATGATTTAATTTTCTTATGGTCTTAACACAATGTATTGCACTCCAATCAAATTCAACAGAACTACCAATTCTATAACATCCACATCCCAAAACAATAAAGCATTTCTTCTTTTCCTTCTCCATCTCGCTTTTATTatcaattattttaaatccaatatcattaaacttttcatgaaatatattatcattttcagaATTAATAGATGACAATTCCGAGTTTAATTCATCTTCTTCATAATCAAGTACACTACTATCATTATTCTCATCGTTCATACTAATGCTATAACTACTATAACAGTTATCAGATCCGGAATATAAATCTTCATATCCATAATCGttttctatataattaatgTTTTTCTTGTGATTTTGAATATAGGATAATTCTGAAAAACAGTCacttttattatcatcattgtAACTGTTCATcaagttattattattttttgatgccattttattattattgctgaagcttttttcattttcttcttgtTCGTTCATGCTATATACCAttgtattttcttcattataattaattttcttagctttttctttattactattaatatattcaCATTTGCTATTTCCAAAATTCTTATCACTCTTTATTACTTCGCCCTTactatcattattaattaattccctcatcttatttattttgtattcattattatatacagaATCTCTAATATAATATGAGTTATTtgcaatattatttatatttcctcTATTATCATCCATTCTCATTGATTTATCAGGGTTTGCATTATTTTCGTCATCTTCTGATGTATTAcaattttctaaatataatTGATCATTTGTTGAATGAGAACTTCGATTTGATTTAAACTCTTCCAAAATGTTTCCATCATTTGGATTaccattttcatttttctgtTCATTTTTTGTGTTATTTGGATAGGATTTGTTATTAAGAAtacaattttcttttttctctttCATTGGACATTTCATACCTTGATGTATTCCAAAATTGTGGTAATCATTTTGGTTTATCATTTTGTTTCCAGAAAATGGACACCTTTTCTTATTGTCATCTCCAATCGTATCTTGCTGGTTATTATCACTAAAACCTTCTTCTCtcttgttattttttaaaaagtttTTCAAATTAAACATATCATTTTGCTCATGTCCCATATATCTTCCATTGCCataattattcatatatttgcATGATGGTATTGTGGTATAATCTGGATTTTTTTCGGTATTTTGCATTTCACCATTTTCTCCATCATTATTTGTAACTTTATTTGCCTCTTCAGCGTCATTAATATCTGCTCTTGAACAATTAAGCCCATTTTGTTGGGATGTTTCTTGATTAAAGGAAAATTCATCatatataactttattattatttttatgccAATGGTGTGGGATACCATCCCTTATTTCATTATACTCTCTGGAGATTAGTCTATGGTCTTTTCTTTTCTTTACCTTCATATTTAATGGTAAAACATCATGTTCAGTTCCTTGATACgtcaaatataaataatttgtgaGAGCAGGAAATTCAGCAGATAAAGTATCTATAACTTTGATATGAGGATGAAGCCCTATATTTTCTCGATATTTCATTACATCACTTTCTTTTGTTTTGACATTATAAGATAAATAATGAGCAATTTGTTTATCACTAAAACCATgctttttataatattttaaatcatAAAATGACAACTGTTCTAATGTTAatgattttaatttattttccaaattgtatatattataaaatttatataaaaaccAATAATCAATATTAGTTAATTCATGGATAACATCAATCGacatatttaaatgaaatgCTTGATGTATAGCATCTATTCTTTTAGGTGAAGGATTTTTTAGTTCGtcaataattttttcttcattccAATCTATACAATAAGTATTAGAAAAACCTAAGTAATTATCGTCAATACATCTTAATGACTTTTGTATAGATTCTTCAAAAGTTCTTCCAATTGACATAACTTCACCAACACTTTTCATACTACTATTCATTGTATTCGAAGCAAATTCAAACTTGTTTAAATCCCAACGTGGAATTTTTGTTGTTATATAATCGAGAGATGGTTCAAAACATGCGGTTGTTTTTCGAGTTATGCTATTTTTTAAACTTACTAAATCATATCCTAAAGCTATTTTTGCTGATATATATGCAAGGGGATATCCTGTAGCTTTAGAAGCAAGTGCTGAACTTCTACTCAATCTTGCATTTACTTCTATAATACAATATTCTCCTGTTTTGGGGTTTATACCAAATTGAATATTACATTCtccaataatatttaaatgagTAATAACCTTCAAAGCGATTTCTCTAAATTTGTAATATTCAGAATTGCTTAATGTTTGTGATGGTGCAACAACTATACTATCTCCTGTATGTATACCTAATGGATCAATATTTTCCATGTTACATATAGCtatacaattatttttattatctctTAATAATTCATATTCTATTTCCTTCCATCCTTTTAATGATTTAtctataaatatttcattatcagtttgtaaaaatatttctttacATTTTTCAATTAACTCTTCctcattatttataaaactgCTATTCAAACCACCTAAAGAAAATGTAGTACGCACTAAAATGGGATAGCCTATTTTATTAGCTACTTCAATAGCTTCTTCTACATTTTTTGCACTACCATATGGAGCAATTATTTCAttaatttcttttaatttttcagcAAACATACTTCGATTTTCAGTTATTAAAATTGATTCTAATGAAGTACCTAAAGCTAAAcagttgtttttttttaatacttttttttgttctaaCATTAAGGCACAGTTTAATGCAGTTTGCCCACCAAATGTACAAAGAATAAAGTCCggtttttccttttttataatcTTTTCAACAAATTCACAATTTActggtaaaaaatatactttaTCTGCTAACCCTTTTGAAGTTTGAACTGTAGCAATATTAGGATTAActaatataacataaatacCACATTCCTTTAAACTTTTTATTGCTTGTGTACCAGAATAATCAAATTCACCTGCTTGTCCAATACATAAACCTCCACTACCAAGAAGcaacacttttttttttatatgtataatattttgtgGAAGATTTTCACGatattctctttttttattaaatgcatctaatataaaatttcgAAATAAAAATCCAGTATCTTCAGGACCGTTGTTTCCTTCGGGGTGAAATTGAACAGTATAAAATCTCCCATTCTTATGTGAAATTCCTTCTATAGATTTGTCATTAGCATTAATATAACTAATAGCTAAatcttttctttttaatatacattttttttttaaacaatacCCATGGTTTTGTGAAGTTATGTAACAtctattatttaataattctataacTGGTTGATTTACACCTCTATTACCATATCTCATTTTATAAGTTTCACAACCTAATGATATACCCAATAGTTGATTACCTAAACATATAccaaatattaatttattctGTTGTAAACTAGTTttcaaattattaattaaCAATTTACATTTTTCTGGATTTCCTGGCCCATTTGATAATAATACTGCATCATAATcgatataattaaaattataataatatggaaCAATAATATAAGTTATTGGTAAATCTTTACCATgtttcattaaattttttattatactattttttataccACAATCAACAAttactataattttttccTTGTCATTATTTCGTTTGTTTACTAAATCCAAAAATGTTTGATTGTTCATcgttttctttatatatgtGCTATTGTCATTGTTCATATTAAATTCTTTGCCAATTTCTTTCTGTTCACAACCATGTTTTTTAGTTCCTTCAATGTTATAATATCCATACTCATCTAAGTTATTTTCATGATACTCTTTATTTTCGTCAATAtctattaaatatttatcatattcaCATATTCCATATAAATTTCTAAAAGAGTTATTTTCGTCATTACTatcattaaaatttatatagttACTATaatgtttaatattttcatctgACGATTCTAATAAATTCATTTTCCCTCTTAACAATGAATgataatttgaatttttattataatcaattttttcaaatgATGATGCGacattttctaaatttgAATAACTTTCACATTctgtattattttctttatataagTAATTGGAATTTTTATTCATGTAATTtctttcttcattatttataaatgtaatatttttcagTTTAAATACTCTTATATAGTGATTACATACATATTTTGTAACATCAATTTGACCAGGgtcaaataaatttatttctttatatatattatttatattatttctatttttatatactacAATTTTTCCCAACATACTACCCTTTTCTCTTAATATTTTTGTCAATGCTCGAGTATCTATACCACCAATACAaggaattttatattttttcaaccATTCACttaatgttatatatgcattataaTGATATGATTGTTTACTATATTCACATATTACTAAACCTTGTACATGTATTCTATTactttcaaaattatttactATACCAAATTTATTGTGCTTTGCTTTTTCTACACCATAATTACCTATTGATGGAAATGTCAAAACTAATATTTGACCAAAATAACTAGGATCTGATAATGCTTCAGGATATCCAACCATAGCAGTATTGAATATAACTTCTCCTGTAACTATATAATCatcattttcaattttacTACCTCTAAATAACAtatcatcatttatatttttgccACATTTTTCTGTaatatcttcattttcattacattggttttttttttcacatgtATGCCCTTCATATCCTACGCTGTATCCAACAAATTCAGTTCCATCTTCAAGAATAAGCTTTCCCACTGTTTTGTACTCTAAATGAaagaaaattaattaaaaaaaaaaattaataatatccaTACATATTTAAGGAATTAAATGCAACACAAATTGCGTAAcgacatatatataattgcaaTTTTAGTAAACAATGCAGAACATTATCTACTTAATGTATACGTTCATATCACATTAGTTTGACTCATAATTAACTATGCATATTATTCATAGGGATAAATACATTGTATGCATTTTCATTTGgcaatgtatatatatatatatatagatgtAAACAGTAAACAATTTGATTTGTTAAAcgattttatgcatctacatatataatatcacATGGATATGtactaatattatatatacatacgcCAACTCTCTctcaatatatattttttgcgttttattttatattttttatcgtACCATAGTCTGGCCAAAACTCAGAATCCATTTTGTATTAAGaatttatcttttaattataaatgttgagcaaatatagaaaattaataaaaaataaatgaaatttatataatttaaatgcttaaaaatatttgaacTATGGCACATGCTTcttattgttattttcttATTCTATATATAAAGCCTTCTCACATATCTATTTTAagatatatgaatatatgttGGTATTTACATACGTGATATACGAGTTCACACAAAAtgctataaaaataaagtatttACTTTTAAGTAGATTGCATTGTCACGTTGATATtaaatttacatatattcatattttatctcattttacaaaaattttaatatattattatttcattattacttactattttatatgtttgcACTTTAGTATTTGTATTgacttttttcatttttctacattatatatttattctttGTCGCCACTATTTAATgactataatttttttatgacaATGTCAAAATGtagatatataatttttaaatatttttaataaaattttctatatatatgcattagATTATTTAATCGatccattttttatttttattttttttattttttttttttgatgttTGTAACGTtattcttataaaatattcattgTTTTATGTTTCaaatgaaattttattttttttgttttatccagttgtaatttttttctccCAGATTATGTATATACTAGTAGCATACAAAgggtatttatatatatatactacaatattatgtatttatatatatataatacaatattatatatatttatataactatATACACACAACGGAGagtcgtttttttttttaatttattactttttacaaatatttataaatggttaggagaaaaaatattcaaattactacttttatatatactgaTAATTAACTATGGgttatattgaataatatattgttcttgttttaattttattcgtaaatgttttttcatatttttctttatattatatatataagcataCATGTAGATATGTGAATGAGTTAAATAAGAGCAAATtgttaaagaaatatatttacctTTATACGAACaacataaatgtatatatacatatatatatgcgcGCGTTTCTTTTCCCCATTAAATGTTAAACAATTACATTATTTGTGAATattgttaaaaatataaacaaacaTTATGAATACTGCGAAACATATGTATTAAAAGAATAATATATAGTAACTAGTTGGATGGGACAATCccaattttacaaaaatatcatttttacaTATACTACCCAAAGGCCCACAACAATTCCTTATACATTTCTCATTTTAAGTTATTCGATATATTAACTCAAAgactatatttattattgtgTTGAAATTATTTGAGAGAACAATGTCaaaattacaaataaaataaaatggtaaatataagtataattaaatcatataaatctatttaaataaagtgttaatatttctttttttgtttttttttgggaaaattattgtaaaaatatgtgcaacttatattttttgctattattaaaacaaaatatctTTAAAGAGGAAACAACTGGAAAACTATTAATAAActaatttatttctttaataatttgaaattgtagttttttttcatattaaaaataacaataaaaatgcttattaaataatttggcactaaaaataatataaagtcaattttttaactattattttaaacgaaattattattattttttaatattaaaattatattaattattttgctataaatatatttacttaTAGAAAGCCCCCATTTTTACATGTATACTTAAaaaacatgtatatataacacaggcataaacaaatttattaataatgttGTTTTTCGTAAATTCATAGCATTATGAAGTTTAATGCATACAATAAATATGCAATTTAATAAgtttgataataataataatttttgttatatatacagtatacatatataaaatagcaaTTGCTTAGTCAACCCCTTTAAatgctatatatatttctttattaataatattatatactatTAAAAGCCTTGgcaatataatattttattcataaCAGGggattatattatttaaccAGATACTAGTATATgctatacaaatatatacatatttaatacTTATCACGTTAAAAAAATCGTCAATgggtttaatatattttattgtatactaagtaaaaaaaaagctaTTAAAATCTAAggtttaaatattttttatatgcatatataattatagagaaatatatgaaaaacaAATTCCCTAGTGTAGCCTCCTATGTATTTGtacttaaaaattatattcattttaaatatataacataatacatattaaattatttacgTATTTATCTCACAAAGAATAGTGCATTTCGTATTATtccttttttcattttgaagTTCCCTTTAAAATCTATATTAAACGCATATAAGGgtgaaaaataattttaccAATACTAGCAAGTAGCATATTCTTttacaatattataataatttttcttcatCGCAAAAAGaattacaaataataatattttaaataaaaaaatttccataaataaaaaaaaaaataaaaaaaatttttaggGAAAAAATTcttttacttttttaaatatatatcattaaataaaagattaaaaaataataatatttaccTCCATTATTTAAAGAGTAGATTTAAGGTTTTTGTGAATCAATTAATAAatctatataattaaaaaaaaatatacatatatattttttaaaaacaaattaaactTTTCATtacattttaatatttataactcAAAATGAATGTCGATTTATTAAATCGTGATCCAATTGAAGAATCCAAGAAGCATAAATTAAAGAGATTAATTCCAAGCCCCAATTCATATTTTATGGATGTAAAATGCCCAGGATGTCTTCAAATCACAACATTGTTCAGCCATGCACAAAATGTAGTATTATGTGGAAGGTAAAACATAAAATCCAATTATTATTtagttatttatttaatatccAATATTTTGTATGCGCACATCATCTGTATATTTAGCATAGTATATATCGCGTATCATGCATAGTATATACTTGCTTAAACTtattgatattattttttaaataaattattgcgcaaatatacatatatatttatatatttatttatatatatatatatatttttttttttttttttccttacAATGCAGCTGTAATA contains these protein-coding regions:
- a CDS encoding CCAAT-binding transcription factor, putative, encoding MKEQAEIPDINLIKDTIFDLPNSVILKIINNSIDLKNYKIRKEALNTLSKCLSLFILYITDGALEHCESEKRFTIFVRDILNSLNDSLFLDIYDQLKTQVAIQEENNKKATSNNNSGANSTNKDAEGGQNNENPKENDDFDILLQALE
- a CDS encoding carbamoyl phosphate synthetase, putative; this translates as MDSEFWPDYEYKTVGKLILEDGTEFVGYSVGYEGHTCEKKNQCNENEDITEKCGKNINDDMLFRGSKIENDDYIVTGEVIFNTAMVGYPEALSDPSYFGQILVLTFPSIGNYGVEKAKHNKFGIVNNFESNRIHVQGLVICEYSKQSYHYNAYITLSEWLKKYKIPCIGGIDTRALTKILREKGSMLGKIVVYKNRNNINNIYKEINLFDPGQIDVTKYVCNHYIRVFKLKNITFINNEERNYMNKNSNYLYKENNTECESYSNLENVASSFEKIDYNKNSNYHSLLRGKMNLLESSDENIKHYSNYINFNDSNDENNSFRNLYGICEYDKYLIDIDENKEYHENNLDEYGYYNIEGTKKHGCEQKEIGKEFNMNNDNSTYIKKTMNNQTFLDLVNKRNNDKEKIIVIVDCGIKNSIIKNLMKHGKDLPITYIIVPYYYNFNYIDYDAVLLSNGPGNPEKCKLLINNLKTSLQQNKLIFGICLGNQLLGISLGCETYKMRYGNRGVNQPVIELLNNRCYITSQNHGYCLKKKCILKRKDLAISYINANDKSIEGISHKNGRFYTVQFHPEGNNGPEDTGFLFRNFILDAFNKKREYRENLPQNIIHIKKKVLLLGSGGLCIGQAGEFDYSGTQAIKSLKECGIYVILVNPNIATVQTSKGLADKVYFLPVNCEFVEKIIKKEKPDFILCTFGGQTALNCALMLEQKKVLKKNNCLALGTSLESILITENRSMFAEKLKEINEIIAPYGSAKNVEEAIEVANKIGYPILVRTTFSLGGLNSSFINNEEELIEKCKEIFLQTDNEIFIDKSLKGWKEIEYELLRDNKNNCIAICNMENIDPLGIHTGDSIVVAPSQTLSNSEYYKFREIALKVITHLNIIGECNIQFGINPKTGEYCIIEVNARLSRSSALASKATGYPLAYISAKIALGYDLVSLKNSITRKTTACFEPSLDYITTKIPRWDLNKFEFASNTMNSSMKSVGEVMSIGRTFEESIQKSLRCIDDNYLGFSNTYCIDWNEEKIIDELKNPSPKRIDAIHQAFHLNMSIDVIHELTNIDYWFLYKFYNIYNLENKLKSLTLEQLSFYDLKYYKKHGFSDKQIAHYLSYNVKTKESDVMKYRENIGLHPHIKVIDTLSAEFPALTNYLYLTYQGTEHDVLPLNMKVKKRKDHRLISREYNEIRDGIPHHWHKNNNKVIYDEFSFNQETSQQNGLNCSRADINDAEEANKVTNNDGENGEMQNTEKNPDYTTIPSCKYMNNYGNGRYMGHEQNDMFNLKNFLKNNKREEGFSDNNQQDTIGDDNKKRCPFSGNKMINQNDYHNFGIHQGMKCPMKEKKENCILNNKSYPNNTKNEQKNENGNPNDGNILEEFKSNRSSHSTNDQLYLENCNTSEDDENNANPDKSMRMDDNRGNINNIANNSYYIRDSVYNNEYKINKMRELINNDSKGEVIKSDKNFGNSKCEYINSNKEKAKKINYNEENTMVYSMNEQEENEKSFSNNNKMASKNNNNLMNSYNDDNKSDCFSELSYIQNHKKNINYIENDYGYEDLYSGSDNCYSSYSISMNDENNDSSVLDYEEDELNSELSSINSENDNIFHEKFNDIGFKIIDNKSEMEKEKKKCFIVLGCGCYRIGSSVEFDWSAIHCVKTIRKLNHKAILINCNPETVSTDYDESDRLYFDEITTEVIKFIHNFEKSQGVIIAFGGQTSNNLVFSLYKNNVNILGSSAKSVDCCENRNKFSHLCDSLKIDQPKWNKFTKLSKAMQFANEVKFPVLVRPSYVLSGAAMRVVNSFEELKNFLMKAAIVSKDNPVVISKFIENAKEIEIDCVSKNGKMINYAISEHVENAGVHSGDATLILPAQNIYVETHRKIKKISEKISKYLNISGPFNIQFICHQNEIKIIECNLRASRTFPFISKALNLNFIDLATRILMGYDVKPINISLIDLEYTAIKSPIFSFNRLHGSDCILGVEMKSTGEVACFGLNKYEALLKSLVATGMKLPKKSILISIKNLNNKLAFEEPFQLLFLMGFTIYATEGTYEFYSKFLASFNIDKDSKFHQKLIKVHNKDSENILPNITDLIMNHKVEMVINITDALTTKVTSHGYKIRRLASDFQVPILTNMKLTSLFIDSLYRKFCRKKERRPFYTIKSYDEYISLV
- a CDS encoding 40S ribosomal protein S27, putative, whose product is MNVDLLNRDPIEESKKHKLKRLIPSPNSYFMDVKCPGCLQITTLFSHAQNVVLCGSCNIMLCQPTGGKCKLTEGCSFRKKIE